One genomic region from Xyrauchen texanus isolate HMW12.3.18 chromosome 16, RBS_HiC_50CHRs, whole genome shotgun sequence encodes:
- the cuzd1.2 gene encoding deleted in malignant brain tumors 1 protein, with protein sequence MTDRMGEFFSPQYPHNYPNYAQCSWTIHSTGTLTVLLTFTYIDLETCCDYIRVYDGPSTLEPLLGELRENRTYSFHSTRNDLTVIFYSDSSITQSGFRAEWVFTSSESCRNNCGYNFSNCSCSSSCQYYGNCCHDYYSYCSASTEWPETITASPSCRYNCGNYLGSCSCSSSCQYYGNCCHDYYSYCPASTDWPGMTTASPSCRYNCGNHLGSCSCSSSCQYYGSCCPDYNSYCASTQRPNTTASPSCRYNCGYYIGNCSCTSHCQYYGNCCHDYYGYCHVNTTSRPILTTENHPECGGHLYGSGLFSSPNYPSYYHDNAYCVWYLSAQQGQRLFLSFTDVQLERCCNCDYISVYDGPSIGYPRLGQVCFSNTTHQAFHSSSRYLTVLFRSDYSGVSHGFKALFTSSLTADQGRVDCSSDNMVIVIRASYLNSLGFNGNDLYVDDHRCRPTITSTEVVFRFSLDTCGTGKEMMNGYVTYTNNVRASQSQSGEITRQSQFLLHVGCRMEPDTMVEIFYKAKENINANITGTGRFNASIAFYTSSSFSQQIYDSPYQVTLNQYMYAMVKLDRHDNTLDLFLDTCVASPYANDFQTRSYDLLRDGCARDSTYYSYTNGQHYYAQFRFQAFKFLRTHAYVYLQCKVIICPENDYNSRCRQGCRFRRKRSLDTTYHTNTVILGPIKLKGERPGVGQSEKTKE encoded by the exons ATGACAGACAGGATGGGTGAATTTTTCAGCCCTCAGTACCCTCATAACTACCCCAATTATGCACAATGCTCATGGACCATTCATAGCACAGGGACATTGACTGTGTTATTGACCTTCACATACATTGA TTTGGAGACCTGCTGTGACTACATCAGGGTGTATGATGGTCCTTCTACTCTTGAACCTTTACTGGGAGAACTGCGGGAAAACAGGACATACTCCTTTCACTCCACCAGGAATGACCtgactgtgattttctacagtgaTAGTAGTATAACACAAAGTGGATTTCGAGCAGAATGGGTCTTTACAT CTTCCGAATCCTGCAGGAATAACTGTGGATACAACTTCAGCAACTGTTCATGCTCCAGCTCCTGTCAGTACTATGGAAACTGTTGCCATGACTACTACA GCTACTGCTCGGCATCAACTGAATGGCCAGAGACGATCACAG CTTCCCCCTCCTGCAGGTATAACTGTGGAAATTACCTCGGCAGCTGTTCGTGCTCCAGCTCCTGTCAGTACTATGGAAACTGTTGTCATGACTACTACA GCTACTGCCCAGCATCAACTGACTGGCCAGGCATGACCACAG CTTCCCCCTCCTGCAGGTATAACTGTGGAAATCACCTCGGTAGCTGTTCATGCTCCAGCTCCTGTCAGTACTATGGAAGCTGTTGCCCTGACTACAACA GCTACTGCGCATCAACTCAAAGGCCAAATACAACAG CTTCCCCCTCATGCAGGTATAACTGTGGATACTACATCGGCAACTGTTCATGCACTAGCCATTGTCAGTACTATGGAAACTGTTGTCATGACTACTATG GTTATTGCCACGTGAACACAACATCACGGCCAATCCTAACAACAG AGAATCACCCTGAGTGTGGAGGACACCTGTATGGTTCTGGGCTGTTTTCCAGCCCCAATTACCCCAGTTATTATCATGACAATGCCTACTGTGTGTGGTATCTCTCCGCTCAGCAAGGCCAGAGGCTCTTCTTGTCATTTACTGATGTGCA ATTGGAACGCTGCTGTAACTGTGACTACATTTCTGTGTACGACGGCCCATCCATTGGTTATCCACGGTTGGGACAGGTCTGCTTCAGTAATACCACTCACCAGGCCTTTCACTCTTCTTCACGTTACTTGACTGTTCTCTTCAGAAGTGACTACTCTGGTGTCAGCCATGGTTTTAAGGCCCTATTTACTAGCTCTCTGACCGCAGATCAAG GTCGCGTGGACTGTTCATCAGACAACATGGTCATTGTCATTCGAGCATCTTACCTGAACTCACTTGGGTTCAATGGAAATGATCTATATGTGGACGACCATCGATGCAGACCCACTATTACCAGTACTGAAGTTGTGTTTCGCTTCTCTCTTGACACATGTGGGACCGGCAAAGAG ATGATGAATGGTTATGTGACCTACACCAATAATGTGCGTGCGTCTCAATCTCAGTCAGGCGAGATCACACGTCAGTCACAGTTCCTACTGCATGTGGGCTGCCGAATGGAGCCAGACACCATGGTGGAGATTTTCTACAAGGCCAAAGAGAATATCAATGCCAACATCACTGGAACGGGCCGCTTCAATGCCAGCATAGCCTTCTACACCTCCAGCAGTTTCAGCCAACAAATTTACGACTCTCCATACCAGGTGACGCTTAACCAGTACATGTATGCTATGGTTAAGCTAGACCGACATGACAACACACTAGATCTCTTCCTGGACACCTGTGTAGCATCTCCGTATGCCAATGACTTCCAAACCCGCTCCTATGACCTGCTGCGTGATGG ATGTGCCAGAGACAGCACATACTATTCCTACACCAATGGTCAGCACTACTATGCTCAGTTCCGTTTCCAGGCTTTTAAGTTCCTCCGGACTCACGCCTATGTGTACCTGCAGTGTAAAGTGATCATCTGCCCCGAAAATGATTACAACTCTCGCTGTCGCCAAGGTTGCCGCTTTCGCCGCAAGAGATCTCTCGACACCACCTACCACACCAACACTGTGATACTGGGGCCAATCAAACTCAAAG GAGAGAGGCCTGGCGTGGGGCAGTCTGAAAAGACAAAGGAATGA
- the ikzf5 gene encoding zinc finger protein Pegasus isoform X1, with protein sequence MTQGICKKKPCLVHFKTAKEDSADLSMGEEKPETLDFVKDFQEYLSQQTQHVNMISGSVIGVKETGDLQGELSQNGLEHPSVDISLEDSSGMLVDGFERTYDGKLKCRYCSYATRGTARLIEHIRIHTGEKPHRCHLCPFASAYERHLEAHMRSHTGEKPYKCELCSFRCSDRSNLSHHRRRRHKLLPMKGARSTLSHRKMLSVLQKRGGSLGYGRRLLINLSPPSMVLQKTSPEQHNLGDFGHDLPSHAHLHQEAYNGLGKDPQTSGVIGVGSREDQDMALDNPLNQLSTLAGQLSSIPPEDQGAPVSPGAESLPDEKPTFLVQQPVMAPAAVSVNAAQASSPITPEPRPAAHSGCSPGLGPCSERTSTPSGTNSQPGTPNPIQDPQMLHHCPHCHIYFPDNILYTIHMGCHGYENPFQCNICGHMCRNSYDFACHFARGHHK encoded by the exons ATGACCCAaggaatatgtaaaaaaaaac CTTGTTTGGTCCATTTTAAGACCGCAAAGGAGGACAGTGCAGATCTTTCAATGGGCGAAGAGAAGCCAGAGACGCTGGATTTTGTAAAGGACTTTCAGGAGTACCTGAGTCAGCAGACGCAGCATGTCAACATGATATCTGGCTCAGTCATTGGAGTGAAGGAGACTGGAGACCTCCAAGGAG AACTTAGTCAGAATGGCCTGGAGCATCCATCAGTGGATATATCCTTGGAAGATAGTTCAGGGATGTTGGTGGATGGCTTTGAGAGGACATATGATGGCAAACTCAAGTGCCGCTACTGCAGCTACGCCACCAGAGGCACCGCACGGCTTATCGAGCATATTCGCATTCACACGG GTGAAAAACCCCACAGATGCCACCTGTGTCCTTTTGCATCAGCATACGAACGCCACCTGGAGGCGCACATGCGCTCTCACACAGGcgagaagccttacaagtgtgAGCTCTGCTCCTTCCGTTGCAGTGATCGCAGTAACCTTTCTCATCACCGTCGTCGTAGACACAAACTCCTGCCCATGAAGGGTGCTCGCTCAACTCTCTCTCACAGAAAGATGCTCAGTGTCCTGCAGAAGAGAGGAGGCTCTTTGGGTTATGGCCGCCGGCTGCTCATCAACCTCAGCCCACCGTCTATGGTGTTGCAAAAGACCAGCCCTGAGCAGCACAACTTGGGTGACTTTGGTCATGATCTCCCTTCTCATGCTCACCTCCATCAGGAGGCCTATAATGGTCTAGGGAAAGATCCACAAACTAGTGGAGTAATTGGAGTTGGGTCCAGGGAGGACCAAGACATGGCATTGGACAACCCTTTGAACCAGCTTTCTACTTTGGCAGGTCAACTTTCCAGCATTCCACCAGAAGATCAGGGAGCCCCAGTATCTCCTGGAGCAGAATCTCTACCAGATGAGAAACCCACATTCCTTGTCCAGCAGCCTGTTATGGCACCAGCTGCTGTCTCTGTCAATGCAGCCCAGGCTTCTTCTCCCATCACTCCTGAGCCCAGACCAGCTGCTCACAGTGGATGCAGCCCAGGGTTGGGACCCTGCAGTGAGAGAACCAGCACTCCCAGTGGCACCAACAGCCAGCCAGGGACACCCAATCCAATACAGGATCCCCAGATGCTGCACCACTGCCCCCACTGTCACATATATTTCCCTGACAACATCCTCTACACCATTCACATGGGCTGCCATGGTTACGAGAACCCTTTTCAATGTAACATATGTGGACATATGTGCAGAAACAGCTATGACTTTGCTTGTCACTTTGCAAGAGGCCATCACAAATAG
- the ikzf5 gene encoding zinc finger protein Pegasus isoform X2, with protein sequence MGEEKPETLDFVKDFQEYLSQQTQHVNMISGSVIGVKETGDLQGELSQNGLEHPSVDISLEDSSGMLVDGFERTYDGKLKCRYCSYATRGTARLIEHIRIHTGEKPHRCHLCPFASAYERHLEAHMRSHTGEKPYKCELCSFRCSDRSNLSHHRRRRHKLLPMKGARSTLSHRKMLSVLQKRGGSLGYGRRLLINLSPPSMVLQKTSPEQHNLGDFGHDLPSHAHLHQEAYNGLGKDPQTSGVIGVGSREDQDMALDNPLNQLSTLAGQLSSIPPEDQGAPVSPGAESLPDEKPTFLVQQPVMAPAAVSVNAAQASSPITPEPRPAAHSGCSPGLGPCSERTSTPSGTNSQPGTPNPIQDPQMLHHCPHCHIYFPDNILYTIHMGCHGYENPFQCNICGHMCRNSYDFACHFARGHHK encoded by the exons ATGGGCGAAGAGAAGCCAGAGACGCTGGATTTTGTAAAGGACTTTCAGGAGTACCTGAGTCAGCAGACGCAGCATGTCAACATGATATCTGGCTCAGTCATTGGAGTGAAGGAGACTGGAGACCTCCAAGGAG AACTTAGTCAGAATGGCCTGGAGCATCCATCAGTGGATATATCCTTGGAAGATAGTTCAGGGATGTTGGTGGATGGCTTTGAGAGGACATATGATGGCAAACTCAAGTGCCGCTACTGCAGCTACGCCACCAGAGGCACCGCACGGCTTATCGAGCATATTCGCATTCACACGG GTGAAAAACCCCACAGATGCCACCTGTGTCCTTTTGCATCAGCATACGAACGCCACCTGGAGGCGCACATGCGCTCTCACACAGGcgagaagccttacaagtgtgAGCTCTGCTCCTTCCGTTGCAGTGATCGCAGTAACCTTTCTCATCACCGTCGTCGTAGACACAAACTCCTGCCCATGAAGGGTGCTCGCTCAACTCTCTCTCACAGAAAGATGCTCAGTGTCCTGCAGAAGAGAGGAGGCTCTTTGGGTTATGGCCGCCGGCTGCTCATCAACCTCAGCCCACCGTCTATGGTGTTGCAAAAGACCAGCCCTGAGCAGCACAACTTGGGTGACTTTGGTCATGATCTCCCTTCTCATGCTCACCTCCATCAGGAGGCCTATAATGGTCTAGGGAAAGATCCACAAACTAGTGGAGTAATTGGAGTTGGGTCCAGGGAGGACCAAGACATGGCATTGGACAACCCTTTGAACCAGCTTTCTACTTTGGCAGGTCAACTTTCCAGCATTCCACCAGAAGATCAGGGAGCCCCAGTATCTCCTGGAGCAGAATCTCTACCAGATGAGAAACCCACATTCCTTGTCCAGCAGCCTGTTATGGCACCAGCTGCTGTCTCTGTCAATGCAGCCCAGGCTTCTTCTCCCATCACTCCTGAGCCCAGACCAGCTGCTCACAGTGGATGCAGCCCAGGGTTGGGACCCTGCAGTGAGAGAACCAGCACTCCCAGTGGCACCAACAGCCAGCCAGGGACACCCAATCCAATACAGGATCCCCAGATGCTGCACCACTGCCCCCACTGTCACATATATTTCCCTGACAACATCCTCTACACCATTCACATGGGCTGCCATGGTTACGAGAACCCTTTTCAATGTAACATATGTGGACATATGTGCAGAAACAGCTATGACTTTGCTTGTCACTTTGCAAGAGGCCATCACAAATAG